In Tursiops truncatus isolate mTurTru1 chromosome 19, mTurTru1.mat.Y, whole genome shotgun sequence, a genomic segment contains:
- the CIC gene encoding protein capicua homolog isoform X4, whose translation MKPMKKACAGLPGSGSGGKSPPATRAKALRRRGAGEGDKPEEEDDEAQQQQPGPEEAEEGEEEAERGTGAEGLPPELHPDDPAPGPAEEPKGEGEAGRWEPSLSRKTATFKSRAPKKKYVEEHGAGSGSSGAAGAPEERARTPEEAGTPGVPPQPPTSARSSSTDTASEHSADLEDEPAEAGGLGPWPPGSTSGGYDLRQLRSQRVLARRGDGLFLPAVVRQVRRSQDLGVQFPGDRALTFYEGAPGSGVDVVLDATPPPAALVVGTAVCTCVEPGVAAYRAGVVVEVAAKPAAYKVRFSPGPSSQPGPAATPPQPPQREPEDAVWVARSSLRLLRPPWEPEALPRKPPAGPEEGQAEPGAALPPCPAALDLKQPEDAEVSKISFGGHLGACEEGEEKHPPALGTPALLPLPPPQLLSPPPKSPAFAGPGRPGEQPSPCQEGSQGGSRSSSVASLEKGAAPAARARTPLTAAQQKYKKGDVVCTPNGIRKKFNGKQWRRLCSRDGCMKESQRRGYCSRHLSMRTKEMEGLADSGPGGAGRPAGVAAREGSTEFDWGDETSRDSEASSVAARGDSRPRLVAPADLSRFEFDECEAAVMLVSLGSSRSGTPSFSPVSTQSPFSPAPSPSPSPLFGFRPANFSPINASPVIQRTAVRSRHLSASTPKAGVLTPPDLGPHPPPPAPRERHSSGILPTFQTNLTFTVPISPGRRKTELLPHPGALGAPGAAGGGAAPDFPKSDSLDSGVDSVSHTPTPSTPAGFRAVSPAVPFSRSRQPSPLLLLPPPAGLTSDPGPSVRRVPAVQRDSPVIVRNPDVPLPSKFPGEVGAGSEARAGGPGRGCRETPVPPGMASGKPGLPPPLPAPVPITVPPAAPTAVAQPMPTFGLASSPFQPVAFHPSPAALLPVLVPSSYTSHPAPKKEVIMGRPGTVWTNVEPRSVAVFPWHSLVPFLAPSQPDPSVQPSEAQQPASHLVASNQSKEPAESAAVAHEQPPGGTGNADPGRPPGATCPESPGPGPPHTLGVVEPGKGPLPTTEEEAPGPPGEPRLDSETESDHDDAFLSIMSPEIQLPLPPGKRRTQSLSALPKERDSSSEKDGRSPNKREKDHIRRPMNAFMIFSKRHRALVHQRHPNQDNRTVSKILGEWWYALGPKEKQKYHDLAFQVKEAHFKAHPDWKWCNKDRKKSSSEAKPTSLGLAGGHKEPRERSMSETGTAAAPGVSSELLSVTAQTLLSSDTKAPGSSSCGAERLHTVGGPGSARPRAFSHSGVHSLDGGEVDSQALQELTQMVSGPASYSGPKPSTQYGAPGPFAAPGEGGTLAASGRPPLLPTRASRSQRAASEDMTSDEERMVICEEEGDDDVIADDGFSTTDIDLKCKERVTDSESGDSSGEDPEGSKGFGRKVFSPVIRSSFTHCRPSLDPEPPGPPDPPAGFGKGYGPTPSSSSSPASSSASAATSFPLGSGTFKAQESGQGSTTGPLRPPPPGTGGPATPKATRFLPTDPATFRRKRPESVGGLEPPGPSVIAAPPSGGGSVLQTLVLPSNKEEREGSGARMPSAPAPSLAYGAPAAPLSRPAATMVTNVVRPVSSTPVPIASKPFPTSGRAEASPNDTAGARTETVAGSRAPGGSPLGVSLVYSDKKSGAATSTASHLVAGPLLGTVGKAPATVTNLLVGAPGYGAPAPPAVQFIAQGGPGSGTAAGSGAGAGSGPNGPMPLGILQPGPLGKAGGITQVQYILPTLPQQLQVAPAPAPAPGTKAAAPSGPAPTTSIRFTLPPGTSTNGKVLAATAPTPGIPILQSVPSAPPPKAQSVSPVQAPPPGGSAQLLPGKVLVPLATPSMSVRGGGAGQPLPLVSPPFSVPVQNGAQPPSKIIQLTPVPVSTPSGLVPPLSPATLPGPASQPQKVLLPSSTRITYVQSAGGHALPLGTSPASSQAGTVTSYGPTSSVALGFTSLGPSGPAFVQPLLSGQAPLLAPGQVGVSPVPSPQLPPTCAAPSGPVITAFYPGSPVPTSSAPLAQPSQAPPGLVYTVATNTTPPAATILPKGPPAPATATPAPTSPFPSATAGSMTYSLVAPKAQRPTPKAPQKVKAAIASIPVGSFEAGAPGRPGPASRQPLEPGPAREPPASESELEGRPTTPAPPLPPETWAPPARSSPPPPPPAEERTSAKGPETMASKFPSSSSDWRVPGLGLESRGEPPTPPSPAPAPAPAPGSSGSSSEGSSGRAAGDTPERKEAASVGKKVKVRPPPLKKTFDSVDNRVLSEVDFEERFAELPEFRPEEVLPSPTLQSLATSPRAILGSYRKKRKNSTDLDSAPEDPTSPKRKMRRRSSCSSEPNTPKSAKCEGDIFTFDRTGTEAEDVLGELEYEKVPYSSLRRTLDQRRALVMQLFQDHGFFPSAQATAAFQARYADIFPSKVCLQLKIREVRQKIMQAATPTEQPPGAEAPLPGPPPTVTAAAPVPTPSPAGGPDPTSPGSDSGTAPAAPPLPPPPEPGPGQPGWEGPPQPSPPPSGPSTAATGR comes from the exons ATGAAACCAATGAAGAAGGCGTGCGCCGGCCTCCCAGGTTCTGGCAGCGGTGGCAAGTCCCCCCCAGCCACCAGGGCCAAGGCCCTGAGGCGgcgaggggctggggagggtgacaagccagaggaggaagatgatgaGGCTCAGCAGCAGCAGCCGGGGCCAGAAGAGGCTGAGGAGGGTGAGGAGGAGGCCGAGCGGGGCACAGGGGCTGAAGGGCTGCCCCCAGAGCTGCACCCCGACGACCCGGCCCCAGGCCCAGCCGAGGAacccaagggggagggggaggcaggccGCTGGGAGCCCTCACTCAGCCGAAAGACGGCCACGTTCAAGTCACGAGCGCCCAAGAAGAAGTATGTGGAGGAGCATGGGGCCGGCAGTGGCAGCAGTGGGGCGGCTGGTGCCCCTGAAGAGCGGGCACGGACCCCCGAGGAGGCGGGCACCCCGGGGGTGCCTCCGCAGCCACCCACCTCTGCCCGCTCCTCCTCCACCGACACAGCCAGCGAGCACTCGGCCGACCTGGAAGATGAGCCGGCCGAAGCTGGTGGTTTAGGTCCCTGGCCCCCTGGCAGCACCAGCGGTGGCTATGACCTGCGGCAGCTGCGGTCCCAGCGGGTGCTGGCTCGGCGTGGGGACGGTCTCTTCCTGCCGGCTGTGGTGCGCCAGGTGCGCCGAAGCCAGGACCTGGGTGTGCAGTTCCCTGGGGACCGGGCCCTGACTTTCTACGAGGGGGCACCTGGCAGTGGTGTGGATGTGGTTTTGGATGCCACGCCACCGCCGGCTGCGCTGGTGGTGGGCACAGCGGTCTGTACCTGTGTGGAGCCCGGTGTGGCTGCCTACCGTgccggggtggtggtggaggtggccGCCAAGCCAGCTGCCTACAAGGTCCGCTTCAGCCctggccccagctcccagccGGGCCCGGCGGCCACCCCGCCGCAGCCGCCGCAGCGTGAGCCCGAGGACGCGGTGTGGGTGGCCCGCTCCAGCCTGCGCCTGCTGCGGCCCCCGTGGGAGCCCGAAGCCCTGCCGAGGAAGCCCCCGGCGGGTCCTGAGGAGGGACAGGCCGAGCCGGGGGCTGCCCTTCccccctgccctgctgccctGGATCTCAAGCAGCCCGAGGATGCCGAGGTCTCCAAGATCAGCTTTGGTGGCCACCTGGGGGCTTGCGAGGAGGGTGAGGAGAAGCACCCGCCAGCCCTGGGCACCCCGGCCCTGCTCCCACTGCCCCCGCCCCAGCTCCTGTCACCGCCACCCAAGTCCCCAGCCTTCGCCGGCCCAGGCCGCCCTGGCGAGCAGCCCTCGCCCTGCCAGGAGGGGAGCCAGGGTGGCAGCCGCAGCAGCAGCGTGGCCTCCCTGGAGAAGGGGGCTGCACCGGCCGCCCGGGCCCGCACGCCACTGACAGCAGCCCAGCAGAAATACAAGAAGGGAGATGTGGTCTGCACACCCAATGGAATTCGAAAGAAATTCAATGGCAAGCAGTGGCGACGGCTGTGCTCGAGAGATGGCTGCATGAAGGAGTCCCAGCGGCGGGGCTACTGCTCCCGCCACCTGTCCATGCGAACCAAGGAGATGGAGGGCCTGGCGGACAGTGgcccaggtggggctgggaggccagCTGGTGTGGCGGCCCGTGAGGGCAGCACCGAGTTCGACTGGGGTGATGAGACGTCTCGGGACAGTGAGGCCAGCAGCGTGGCAGCCCGGGGAGACTCACGCCCACGCCTGGTGGCCCCTGCTGACCTGTCACGCTTTGAGTTCGATGAGTGTGAAGCGGCTGTGATGCTGGTGTCACTGGGCAGCTCTCGCTCGGGCACACCCTCCTTCTCCCCCGTCTCTACGCAGTCACCTTTCTCGCCGGCCCcgtcaccctcaccctcaccactCTTCGGCTTCCGCCCTGCCAACTTCAGCCCCATCAACGCCTCGCCAGTCATCCAACGCACTGCTGTTCGCAGTCGCCACCTGAGCGCCAGCACCCCTAAGGCAGGCGTGCTGACGCCGCCAGACCTGggccctcacccacccccacctgccccccgaGAGCGCCATTCCTCTGGCATCCTACCTACCTTCCAGACCAACCTGACCTTTACTGTGCCCATCAGCCCTGGGCGACGGAAGACAGAGCTGCTGCCCCACCCAGGGGCGTTGGGGGCCCCTGGTGCAGCAGGCGGAGGAGCCGCCCCAGACTTCCCCAAGAGTGACAGCTTAGACTCTGGTGTGGATTCGGTGTCCCACACACCTACACCCTCCACACCGGCTGGCTTCCGTGCTGTGTCGCCCGCCGTGCCCTTCTCCCGCTCCCGCCAGCCCTCGCCGTTGCTGCTGTTGCCCCCACCTGCCGGCCTCACCTCGGATCCTGGGCCTTCCGTGCGCAGGGTGCCTGCCGTGCAGCGGGACTCACCCGTCATCGTCCGCAACCCCGACGTGCCGCTGCCCTCCAAATTCCCTGGGGAGGTGGGCGCTGGCAGTGAGGCACGGGCCGGGGGACCTGGGCGGGGCTGCCGAGAGACTCCGGTGCCGCCTGGGATGGCCAGTGGGAAGCCTGGCCTGCCTCCACCTCTGCCGGCCCCCGTGCCCATCACTGTGCCTCCAGCTGCACCGACGGCCGTGGCCCAGCCGATGCCCACCTTTGGCCTGGCTTCCTCGCCCTTCCAGCCGGTGGCCTTCCACCCCTCACCTGCTGCCCTGTTGCCCGTCCTGGTGCCCAGCAGCTACACCAGCCATCCTGCCCCCAAAAAGGAAGTCATCATGGGCCGGCCTGGGACAG TGTGGACGAACGTGGAACCTCGCTCTGTGGCCGTGTTCCCCTGGCATTCCTTAGTCCCCTTCCTGGCCCCCAGCCAGCCTGACCCCTCCGTGCAGCCAAGTGAGGCCCAGCAACCTGCTAGCCACCTAGTGGCCTCCAACCAGAGCAAAG AGCCTGCTGAGTCGGCAGCTGTTGCTCACGAGCAGCCACCAGGCGGGACGGGGAATGCTGACCCCGGGCGGCCCCCTGGAGCTACATGCCCTGAGAGCCCAGGGCCCGGACCCCCCCACACTTTGGGGGTGGTGGAACCTGGAAAGGGCCCCCTTCCCACGACGGAGGAGGAGGCCCCTGGTCCTCCAGGAGAGCCCCGGCTGGACAGTGAGACAGAGAGTGACCACGACGATGC CTTCCTCTCCATCATGTCTCCTGAGATCCAGTTGCCTCTGCCGCCTGGGAAACGCCGGACGCAGTCCCTCAGCGCCCTGCCCAAGGAACGAGACTCATCTTCAGAGAAGGATGGACGCAGCCCCAACAAG AGGGAGAAGGACCATATCCGGCGGCCCATGAATGCCTTCATGATCTTCAGCAAGCGGCACCGGGCCCTGGTCCACCAGCGTCACCCCAACCAGGACAACCGGACCGTCAGTAAGATCCTGGGCGAGTGGTGGTATGCTCTGGGGCCCAAGGAGAAGCAGAAGTACCACGACCTGGCCTTCCAG GTGAAAGAGGCCCACTTTAAGGCCCACCCAGACTGGAAGTGGTGCAACAAGGACCGGAAGAAGTCCAGCTCAGAGGCCAAGCCTACAAGCCTGGGGCTGGCAGGGGGGCACAAGGAGCCAAGGGAGCGGAGCATGTCGGAGACAGGCACCGCCGCTGCCCCTGGAG TGTCCTCGGAGCTCCTGTCCGTCACAGCCCAGACGCTCTTGAGCTCGGACACCAAGGCTCCGGGGAGCAGCTCCTGTGGGGCAGAACGTCTGCACACAGTCGGCGGACCTGGCTCAGCCCGGCCCCGAGCCTTCTCCCACAGCGGGGTCCACAGCCTGGATGGCGGGGAAGTAGACAGCCAGGCACTACAGGAACTGACTCAG ATGGTGTCTGGTCCTGCATCCTACTCTGGCCCAAAGCCTTCCACCCAGTATGGGGCTCCAGGCCCCTTTGCGGCCCCCGGTGAGGGAGGCACTCTGGCAGCCAGTGGGCGGCCCCCACTGCTGCCCACCCGGGCCTCCCGTTCCCAGCGTGCAGCCAGTGAGGACATGACCAGTGACGAGGAACGCATGGTCATCTGTGAGGAGGAAGGGGATGATGATGTCATTG CTGACGATGGCTTCAGCACCACTGACATTGACCTCAAGTGCAAGGAGCGGGTGACCGACAGCGAGAGCGGAGACAGCTCTGGGGAGGACCCAGAGGGCAGCAAG GGATTTGGTCGGAAGGTGTTCTCGCCTGTGATCCGTTCCTCCTTTACTCACTGCCGTCCATCGCTGGACCCTGAGCCCCCAGGGCCCCCAGATCCACCTGCCGGCTTCGGCAAAGGCTACGGGCCCACCCCATCCTCCTCATCCTCGCCTGCCTCCTCCTCGGCCTCAGCAGCCACCTCCTTCCCGCTGGGCTCAGGGACCTTCAAGGCCCAGGAGTCAGGTCAGGGCAGCACAACAGGTCCCCTACGGCCCCCACCCCCTGGAACTGGGGGCCCAGCAACGCCTAAGGCCACCCGGTTTCTCCCCACGGATCCTGCCACCTTCCGGCGCAAGAGACCTGAAAGCGTGGGGGGCCTGGAGCCACCAGGCCCCTCAGTCATTGCGGCACCTCCCAGCGGGGGAGGAAGTGTTCTGCAGACACTGGTCCTGCCCTCAAACAAGGAGGAACGGGAGGGCAGCGGAGCTCGCATGCCCTCGGCCCCAGCCCCGTCGCTGGCCTATGGGGCCCCAGCAGCCCCCCTGTCCCGCCCGGCCGCCACCATGGTCACCAATGTGGTGCGGCCTGTCAGCAGCACTCCTGTGCCCATCGCCTCTAAGCCTTTCCCCACTTCTGGCCGGGCAGAAGCGTCTCCAAATGACACGGCCGGTGCCAGGACTGAGACAGTCGCTGGGTCCCGGGCGCCTGGGGGCTCCCCACTGGGCGTCAGCTTAGTGTATTCAGACAAGAAGTCGGGAGCAGCCACGTCAACAGCCTCACATCTGGTGGCTGGACCCCTACTGGGCACTGTAGGGAAGGCGCCTGCCACTGTCACCAACCTGCTGGTGGGCGCCCCGGGCTATGGGGCCCCAGCGCCCCCAGCTGTCCAGTTCATTGCCCAGGGGGGCCCTGGCAGCGGGACGGCTGCGGGCTCAGGAGCAGGTGCTGGGAGTGGGCCCAATGGGCCAATGCCCCTGGGCATCCTGCAGCCAGGTCCCCTGGGCAAGGCTGGGGGAATCACCCAGGTGCAGTATATTCTGCCCACGCTGCCCCAGCAACTTCAAGTGGCGCCTGCCCCAGCACCAGCCCCTGGGACCAAGGCAGCGGCTCCCAGCGGCCCTGCACCCACCACCAGCATCCGTTTCACCCTCCCACCGGGCACCTCCACCAACGGCAAAGTCCTGGCTGCCACCGCACCCACTCCTGGCATCCCCATCCTGCAGTCCGTaccctccgccccgcccccgaaag CCCAGTCAGTTTCTCCTgtgcaggccccgcccccgggtGGCTCAGCCCAGCTGCTACCTGGGAAGGTACTAGTGCCCTTGGCCACCCCTAGCATGTCAGTGCGGGGAGGAGGGGCCGGCCAGCCGCTGCCCCTGGTGAGCCCACCCTTCTCAGTACCTGTGCAGAACGGTGCTCAGCCACCCAGCAAG ATCATCCAGCTAACTCCGGTGCCTGTGAGCACACCCAGCGGCCTGGTGCCGCCCCTCAGCCCGGCCACGCTCCCCGGACCCGCCTCTCAGCCTCAGAAGGTTCTGCTGCCCTCCTCCACCAG GATCACCTACGTGCAGTCAGCAGGCGGGCATGCGCTGCCCCTGGGTACCAGTCCTGCCTCCAGTCAGGCCGGAACAGTCACCTCGTACGGACCCACGAGCTCAGTAGCCCTAGGCTTCACCTCGCTGGGGCCCAGCGGCCCCGCCTTCGTGCAGCCCCTGCTTTCAG GCCAAGCCCCATTGCTGGCTCCTGGCCAGGTGGGCGTGTCACCCgtgcccagcccccagctgccTCCCACCTGCGCAGCCCCCAGTGGTCCCGTCATCACAGCGTTTTACCCTGGCAGCCCCGTACCCACCTCCTCAGCACCCCTGGCCCAGCCATCCCAGGCTCCCCCAGGCCTGGTCTACACCGTGGCCACCAACACCACCCCACCTGCTGCCACCATCCTGCCCAAGGGCCCACCGGCCCCCGCCACTGCCACCCCGGCCCCTACCAGCCCTTTTCCTAGTGCCACAG CAGGCTCCATGACCTACAGTTTAGTGGCCCCCAAGGCCCAGCGGCCCACCCCCAAGGCCCCCCAGAAAGTGAAGGCGGCCATCGCCAGCATTCCTGTGGGCTCCTTTGAGGCAGGTGCCCCTGGGCGGCCAGGCCCTGCGTCCCGGCAGCCGTTGGAGCCCGGCCCAGCTCGTGAGCCCCCTGCATCTGAGTCAGAGCTTGAGGGGCGGCCAACAACACCAGCCCCTCCGCTGCCCCCAGAGACCTGGGCTCCCCCGGCCCGGAGCAGTCCCCCGCCGCCCCCACCTGCTGAGGAGCGGACCAGTGCCAAGGGCCCTGAGACCATG GCCAGCAAATTCCCCAGCTCATCTTCAGACTGGCGTGTCCCCGGGCTGGGCCTGGAGAGCCGAGGGGagcctcccacccctcccagcccGGCCCcggctccagccccagcccctggtagcagcggcagcagcagtgAGGGCAGCAGTGGGAGGGCAGCTGGGGACACCCCCGAGCGCAAGGAGGCGGCTAGTGTCGGCAAGAAGGTCAAGGTGCGGCCCCCGCCCCTGAAGAAGACCTTTGACTCTGTGGACAA CAGGGTCCTGTCGGAGGTGGACTTCGAAGAGCGCTTTGCTGAGCTGCCCGAGTTTCGGCCTGAGGAGGTGTTGCCCTCGCCCACCCTGCAGTCTCTGGCCACCTCACCCCGGGCCATCCTGGGCTCCTACCGCAAGAAGAGGAAGAACTCCACTG ACCTGGACTCAGCCCCCGAGGACCCCACCTCGCCCAAGCGTAAGATGAGGAGACGCTCCAGTTGCAGCTCGGAGCCCAACACCCCCAAGAGTGCCAAGTGCGAGGGGGACATCTTCACTTTTGACCGTACAG GTACAGAAGCTGAGGATGTGCTCGGGGAGCTGGAATACGAGAAGGTGCCCTACTCGTCGCTGCGGCGCACCCTGGACCAGCGCCGGGCCCTCGTCATGCAGCTCTTCCAGGACCATGGCTTCTTCCCATCAG CCCAGGCCACGGCAGCCTTCCAGGCCCGCTATGCAGACATCTTCCCCTCTAAGGTCTGTCTGCAGCTGAAGATCCGTGAGGTGCGCCAGAAGATCATGCAGGCGGCCACTCCCACGGAGCAGCCCCCGGGAGCCGAGGCCCCCCTCCCTGGACCGCCCCCCACTGTCACTGCTGCTGCCCctgtccccactcccagccctgctgGGGGCCCTGACCCCACCTCACCTGGCTCGGACTCTGGCACGGCCCCGGCTGCCCCGCCATTGCCTCCGCCCCCAGAGCCGGGGCCCGGACAGCCTGGCTGGGAAGGGCCCCCCCAACCCTCACCACCCCCCTCTGGTCCCTCCACAGCTGCCACAGGCAGGTGA